In the genome of Mauremys mutica isolate MM-2020 ecotype Southern chromosome 8, ASM2049712v1, whole genome shotgun sequence, one region contains:
- the PLPP6 gene encoding phospholipid phosphatase 6 — protein MPSPRSSPSRRAAPVPSPSRRAAPVPSPSCAAVAFRSLLAADLRFSRQLGVCAGERSAWGSARPLLRLLEVSGHGVPWLAGTLYGLGRSESPAGREVLLNLLFALVLDLVLVAMVKGLVRRRRPTHNKMDMFVTISVDKYSFPSGHATRAAMVCRFVLHHLVLAIPLRVLVVLWAIIVGISRVMLGRHNVTDVAFGFIMGYMQYNVVKYFWLSPLSAPALFAAWNQ, from the exons ATGCCCAGCCCCCGGAGCAGCCCGTCCCGCCGCGCCGCGCCCGTCCCCAGCCCGTCCCGCCGCGCCGCGCCCGTCCCCAGCCCGTCCTGCGCGGCCGTGGCGTTCCGCTCCCTGCTGGCCGCCGACCTGCGCTTCTCCCGGCAGCTGGGCGTGTGCGCCGGGGAGCGCTCGGCCTGGGGCAGCGCCAGGCCCCTCCTGCGGCTCCTCGAGGTGTCCGGCCACGGCGTGCCCTGGCTGGCGGGCACCCTGTATGGGCTGGGCCGCAGCGAGAGCCCGGCGGGCCGCGAGGTGCTGCTCAACCTGCTCtttg CTTTGGTGCTGGATTTAGTCCTGGTGGCGATGGTGAAAGGGCTCGTGAGGAGAAGACGTCCCACTCACAACAAGATGGACATGTTTGTCACTATCTCAGTGGACAAATATTCCTTCCCATCAGGCCATGCTACCAGAGCTGCCATGGTGTGCAGATTTGTCCTGCACCACCTGGTGCTCGCCATTCCTCTGCGGGTCCTGGTGGTTCTATGGGCCATCATTGTGGGCATCTCCAGAGTCATGCTGGGTAGACACAACGTGACAGACGTGGCCTTTGGCTTCATCATGGGCTACATGCAATACAATGTGGTGAAATACTTCTGGCTGTCGCCCCTTAGTGCACCTGCTCTCTTTGCAGCGTGGAATCAGTGA